GGGCCGTCACGCCCAGGTTGCCGCCCTCGCCGATCACCTTGGCCCGCACCTGGTGCCCGTTGACCCGGACCGGGTCGTTGGCGCGGTCACCGACGTCGGCGTCGGACTCGGACTCGGACTTGATATAGGTGCCGATGCCGCCGTTGAACAGCAGGTCCACCGGCGCCTGCAGGATCGCGCGCATCAGGTTGGGCGGTGCCATCTCGGTGACGTCACCGTCGATGCCGAGGGCGTCGCGCACCTGCGCGCTGACCGGGATCGCCTTCTGGTCGCGGCTGTAGACGCCGCCGCCGTCGCTGATCAGCGACTTGTCGTAGTCGTCCCAGCTGGAGCGGGGCAGGTCGAACATCCGCTGCCGTTCCACCCAGGACGTCGCCGAGTCGGGGTTGGGGTCCAGGAAGATGTGCCGGTGATCGAAGGCGGCGATCAGCCTGATGTGTTTGCTGAGCAACATGCCGTTGCCGAAGACGTCGCCGCTCATATCGCCGACGCCGACGACGGTGAAGTCCTCGGTCTGAGTGTCGACGCCGATCTCCCGGAAGTGCCGCTTGACCGCCTCCCAGGCCCCCTTGGCAGTGATGCCCATGGCCTTGTGGTCGTAGCCCACCGAGCCGCCGGAGGCGAACGCGTCCCCGAGCCAGAAGCCGTAGGACTTGGCGACGTCGTTGGCGATGTCGGAGAACGTCGCGGTGCCTTTGTCGGCCGCCACCACCAGGTAGGCGTCGTCGCCGTCCCGGCGGACCACCTGCGGTGGCGGGTGGACGGCTTTGGTGGCGTGGTCGACGTTGTCGGTGACGTCGAGCAGTCCCGAGATGAACAGCTGGTAGCAGGCGACGCCTTCGGCGCGGGCGGCGTCGCGGTCGGCGGCGGCTTCACCGGTGGGCAGCGGTGGTCGCTTGACGACGAAGCCACCCTTCGCCCCGACCGGGACGATCACGGCGTTCTTCACCGCCTGCGCCTTGACCAGGCCCAGGATCTCGGTGCGGAAATCGTCGCGGCGGTCGGACCAGCGCAGGCCGCCGCGGGCCACCGGGCCGAAGCGCAGGTGTACACCTTCCACGCGGGGCGAGTAGATGAAGATCTCGAACTTGGGACGTGGCAATGGGAGTTCGTCGAGCAGCTGCGCATTGAGCTTGACCGACAGCACATCCCGGCTGCGGGCCGAACCTTCGCGTGTCACAAAGTAATTGGTGCGCAGCGTGGCCTGCACCAACGAGGCGAAGGCGCGCAGGATGCGGTCGGTATCCAGGCTCACCAGCGCGTCGATGTCGGCGGCCACGGCGGCGGCGGCCGTCTGCGCATCGCGGCCGCTGCCCGCGGATTTCGGGTGGAACAGCGCTTCGAACAACGCGACCAGCGAGCGCGCCGTGGAGGGATGCTCATTGAGCACCGACTCGATGTAGGACTGGCTGTAGGGGAAGTTGGCCTGCCGCAAGTACTTTGCGTAGGCGCGCAGCAGCACCACCTGCTGCCAGGTCAGTCCGGCGCGCATCACCAACTCGTTGAAGCGGTCGACCTCGACGCGGCCCTGCCAGATCGCGGTGACGGCATCGGCGAAGCGCTGAGCACCCGCTTCGCGTTCCTCCTCGGTTGCCGCCAGCGGGATGGTCGGGTGCGGCTGGATCTTGAACTGGTAGATCCATACCGGCAATCCGTCGGGCCGGGTGACGGTGAACGGTCGCTCTTCGAGAACGACGACGCCCATGCTCTGCAGCATGGGCAGCAACTGGCTCAGTGACGCGGTGCGACCGCCCAGGAACCAGGTGAGCTGGGCGAGCCCGTGCTCGTCGCCCTGGGAGAAGACCAGCTTGACCGAGTCGTCGCTGAGTTCCTTGATGACGGCGATGTCGTTGATCGCCTCGGCAGGTGCGACGGCCTGCTTGTAGGCCTCGGAGAAGGCCGCCGCGTAGTGCTCGGCGTCGGCGTAGCTGACCGCGGCAGTAGGGGCCGCGGCGGTGAGCCGGTCGGCCCACGTCCGGGCGGCTTCGCTGAGTAGCGCCTGGATGCGGTTGCGGTTGGCTTCGGAGACGTCGACGGAGCCCGATTGCGAATCCTCCGGCAGCCGCACCATGAAATGCATCAGCGCCCAAGGCGATTCACTGACCCGCGCGGTGAACTCCAGCCGGGTGCCGCCGAACTCGCGGACCAGGATGTCCTCGATCTGCAGGCGCACCGGGGTGGTGTAGCGGTCGCGGGGCAGATACACCAGGCAGGAGACGAAGAACTGCAGCCGGTCGGCGCGCAGGAACAGCAGCGCCCGCCGTTGCGAACCCATGTCCACGACGGCTTTCGCCATGGACAGCAGCTGCTCGGCGCTGAGGGTGAACAACTCCGGCCGCGGCACGGTCTGGATGACGTCGAGCAACAGCTGTCCCGGGTGGCTCGGGTCGCTGCCCGCCAGGGTGAGCGCGTCGCGGACGCGGTGCGAGATCGTCGGGATCTCCAGCACGTCGGCGTTCATGGCCGCGACGGTGAACAGTCCGACGAACCGGTGCTCGTAGACCTCACCGCCCCCGGCGTACTCGCGGATGGCGATGGCATAGGGGTAGGCGCCGTAGCGCAGGTAGCTGCCGACGGCGGCCTGCGCCAGCACCAGCAGCTTGGACTCGTCGGTGAGCCGCGGCCGGGTGCCCGACCGGGCCCGCAGCACGCCGAGGCCGCTGGAGCCGTCACCGGCGACCAGACCGTCCTGCACCCGGGTGCGCTGGTAGCCCAGCAGCAGGAAATTCCCCCTGTTCAGCCAGCGCAGCAGCGCCGCCACCTCCTGGCGGTCGGGTGCTTCGTAGCGGCCTTCGGGGTCGTCGTCGACGGCCGCGGCGACCTCGCTCAGCGTGTCGATCATCGCGGCGGCGTCGGTGGCGACGCGTTGCACATCGGCGAGAACCTTGGGCAGCAACCGCTCGACCTCGGCGAGGGCTTTGCGGTCGACCGAGGCGGACAGCTGGACGTGGATCCAGGCTTCTCCCACATAGGGCGACGCGTCGTCGGCTTTCGGTTCGACACGCTGCAACTCCCCGGACGGGTCGCGGCGTACCTCGAACACTGGCGTCATGATCGCCGTGTAGGCCAGACCGAGCCGGTGCAACAGCACTGTCACCGAGTCCATCAGCATGCTGCCCTGGTCGGTCACCACCTGCAGCGCGGGTCCGAAGCCCGCCTCGTCGTCGGCCAGATAGACGGCGACCGCGCTTTCGCCGGCCGGGCGGTGCTGAGCGAGCCGGCAGTGGGCATCCACCACGCTGGCGGCCATGACCGAGCCTGACTCACTCGAGTGGTGGGGTCCGTCGTCGCGCGGTCCCCGATAGCTGTCTCGGTAGGCCTGGGAAACCCAGTCAGGGATCTCGGCGCCGTGCGTGAACGTGGTCCACGCCGCGACGTCTTGTCTGGCCCCGGGATCGATCGTCATTCCGATTGCTCCCCACTCGCGACGGATACCGCTCGGTTGATGCCCCACTCCTCAGCGGTTTCTACCGGCCGCATCGTCGCGGGTGCTGCCCGACTGCCCACTCCTGCACGGCCGTGGCGAGACTGACACTAGTCCCGTGTGAGCCTGCGGTGGGTCACCCTGTGCGGACGCGCGGCGTCGGCACCGAGTCGTTCCACTTTGTTTTCCTCGTAGGCGCCGAAGTTGCCCTCGAACCAGAACCATTTGGCCTCGTTGTCGGTGTCGCCCTCCCACGACAGGATGTGCGTGCAGGTCCGGTCCAGGAACCACCGGTCGTGGGAGATCACCACCGCACAGCCGGGGAAATTGACCAGTGCGTTCTCCAGGGAACTGAGGGTCTCGACGTCCAGGTCGTTGGTCGGCTCGTCCAGCAGGATGAGGTTGCCGCCCTGCTTGAGGGTGAGTGCCAGGTTCAGCCGGTTGCGCTCGCCACCGGACAGCACGCCCGCCGGCTTCTGCTGATCGGGCCCCTTGAATCCGAAGGCCGACACGTAGGCACGCGACGGCACTTCGGTCTGCCCGACCTGGATGTAGTCCAGCCCGTCCGAGACCACCTGCCAGACCGTCTTCTTCGGGTCGATGCCCGCGCGCGTCTGGTCGACGTAGCTCAGCTTCACGGTCTCGCCGATCTTGACGGTGCCGCTGTCGGGCTGTTCGAGACCCACGATGGTCTTGAACAGCGTGGTCTTACCGACACCGTTGGGGCCGATGACGCCGACGATGCCGTTCCGCGGCAGGGTGAAGGACAGATCCTTGATCAGGGTCCGGCCTTCGAAGCCCTTGTCGAGGTGCTCGACTTCGACCACCACGGAGCCCAGCCGGGGCCCGACCGGGATCTGGATCTCCTCGAAATCGAGCTTGCGCGTCTTCTCGGCCTCGGCGGCCATCTCCTCGTAGCGCTGCAGGCGAGCCTTGCTCTTCGCCTGGCGCGCCTTCGCACCGGAGCGGACCCAGGCCAGTTCCTCGGTCAGCCGCTTCTGCAGCTTGGCGTCCTTGCGGCCCTGGACCGACAGACGTTCGGCCTTCTTCTCCAGGTACGTGGAGTAGTTGCCCTCGTACGGGTAGGCGCGGCCGCGGTCGAGCTCGAGGATCCATTCGGCCACGTTGTCCAGGAAGTAGCGGTCGTGGGTGACCGCCAGGATCGCCCCCGCGTAGCTGGCCAGGTGCTGCTCGAGCCACTGCACACTTTCGGCGTCCAGGTGGTTGGTCGGCTCGTCGAGCAGCAGCAGGTCGGGCTTCGACAGCAGCAACTTGCATAACGCCACCCGGCGACGCTCGCCACCGGAGAGGTTGGTGACCGGCTCGTCCGGCGGCGGGCAACGCAGCGCGTCCATGGCCTGCTCCAGCTGCGAGTCCAGGTCCCAGGCGTCGGCGTGGTCCAGGTCCTCCTGCAGCCGGCCCATCTCCTCCATCAGCTCGTCGGAGTAATCGGTGGCCATCAGCTCGGCGACTTCGTTGAAGCGGTCGAGCTTCACCTTGATCTCGCCGAGGCCCTCTTCCACGTTGCCGCGGACCGTCTTCTCCTCGTTGAGCGGCGGCTCCTGTTGCAGGATGCCGACCGTCGCGCCGGTTGCCAGAAAAGCGTCGCCGTTGTTCGGCTTGTCCAGTCCGGCCATGATCCGCAAGACGCTCGACTTGCCCGCCCCGTTGGGGCCGACGACGCCGATCTTGGCGCCCGGGTAGAAGCTCAACGTCACATCGTCGAGGATCACCTTGTCGCCGTGCGCCTTGCGGACCTTCTTCATCGTGTAGATGAACTCAGCCATGCCGCGGTGTTGCCTTTCTGGTCTTTGGATATCCGCGGACCATCCTATGCACCGGCCGGGAGCACTAGGCCGACAGTGGCAGGGCTCCGGCGCCGTCGGTGCTGTCGGCCGTGTCGCCGGGGACGGCGGCTTCGGTCGGTTCGGCAGCCGCGCCGGCACCCTCGGTCACCGGATTCTCGACCGGGTGAGGACCGGTGTAGCTCGGCTTCTCGATGCGCACGATGGCGCGTGCTAGGTCCGGTCCGACCGCGGTCGCGCGCATCTCCATCGACGAGCGTCGGTTGCCGTCGCGGTCCTCGTACTCGCTGGTGTAGACGTGACCCACCGCGATCACCGGCGCTCCTTTGCTCAGCGCGGCACCCACCCCGGTCACCAGCCGGCCCCAGCAGTTCACGGTGATGAACAGCGAATTGCCCGGCTCCCAGTTGCCGTCACCGGTCCGCCGGCGTGAGTTGCTGGCTACCCGGAACTTGATCAGTTCTTCGCTACCCACACGTCGGCGCTGGGGGTCGTTGACGATGTGGCCGACGATGGTCATCCATGTTTCGAACATTGGCTCAACTTTCTCTCGGGTCGTGCTGTGTTGAGACCCATTGCGCCCGTCGGCACCGACGAAACCTGCCGGCGCGGCACGGTGGCCGGGCGCGCTTGTGGACAAACCCGCGACTGTGGACGGGTGCTTACGCCGGTTCTTCGGAGCGGCGCTGGCGCATCTGGAACTCGCGCTCGACGAACTGGTTGCGGGCGATCTGCTCGACGTAGGCGAAGTCACGCAGGATGTTGCGCAGTTCCTGGCGGAAGGCCACCCGCCGCTCGGCCAGGTCGGGCGCCGGCGCGATCAGATCCTGGTCGGCGACGACCTGCCGGGCCGTCGCGAACAGCAGCGTCGACACCGATTCGCTGCTGCGGACCCTGCCCTGGGCGACGTACTGACGACCGACTCCGAGGGCCAGATCGGTCAGCTCTTTTTGGCTGATGTCCGGCGGCGCATCGCGCAGCACGTCGGCGACGATCTCGTAGGCCTCGAAGAAGACCCGCAGCATCGCGTCCGACATCAACGGCCGCTTGGCGTACAGCATCTTCTGGACGGCTTCGCCCCCGGCGGCAAGCTGGGCTTCCCAATCCTGGTGCCAGGCCATCTCTTCGGCGATGTTGGCCCGGAACGCCGCCGAGTCGGCGAAGTAGAAGTCGAACTTCAACAGATCACGTAGCCGCATCGCCTGCGCCCAGAACGCTTCGACCCGGTCACCGGTGGCGTTGCGGGCATGCGCCAGCGCCAGTTCCACGATCGAGGTCTCCAGGAACGCGTGGATCACCGAGTTCCGGTAGAACGCCGCGGCGTGTTCGTCGGCGGGTGCGATGTACCACACCGGTTGCCGGCCGCTGTCCACGCGAGTCACCGGGTGCCCGTTGGAGAGGGCGTCGACCCCTGCGCGTACGCCCTCGCGCGAGCGCAGCCGCAAGGCACTGGTGGAGACCGGCGTGTGCTTGCGGTCGAGGTAGTCCAGCGAGTCCTGCAAGGTGTGGTGCAGCTGATCGAGCGTCAGCGCCATGCCGCGGGTGGTCAGCAGCAACGCGGACACCAGACCCGTCGCGGTCACCGGCGTCGACTGCAAAATCCGCCAGGCCACCTCGAACGACATCTTCTGTAGCGCAAGGCGTTTAGCGGCGGGATCGCCCGCGATCGGCCCGTTGGGTGGTCCGAGATACTGCCGCATCGACACCGCTTCGGGAAAACGGACGTAGATCTTTCCGTAGTTGCGCTCACCCTGGGCTTTGATGAAGTTGTAGAGCCAGCTGAAGCCCTCCGGTGTCTTCTCGGCACCCTGCGCATACGCGGCGTATTCGGCGATCTCGTGCAGCTGGTCGAAACAGATCGAGACACCTTGCAGCAGAATGTCTTCGCTGCGCCCGTCCAGGTAGGCGTCGGCCACGTAGCTCATTAGACCGAGCTTGGGCGGCAACATCTTTCCGGTCCGCGACCGGGTCCCCTCGATCGACCAGCTCAGGTTGAACCGCTTCTCCACGATGTAGCCGACGTACTCCTTGAGCACGTACTTGTACAACGGGTTGTCACCGATGTTGCGGCGGATGAAAATCGTCCCAGAGCGGCGCATCAGAGGCCCCATCACGCCGAACGACAGGTTGATCCCGCCGAACATGTGCACCGGCGGTAACCGGTTGTCCTGCATGGCAACCGGCACCACGGCCCCGTCGATGTAGGACCGGTGCGAGAACAGCAGCACCGCCGGGTGAGATTCCAGTGCGGCGCGCATGGCGGCGACCTGATATTCGTCGTAGTCGAAGTCCGGGTCGAACCCGCGGCTGAGCATCTTGCCCAGCACCGAGATCACGTCGACCGATGCCTGGCTCCACCCGGTCGCCAGTTCGTCGAGCATCCGGCCGGCTTCCTCCACCGTGGCCCCGGGGATTTTCTCCAGACCGGCCCGAAATCGCGCTGAGGCCAACATCTCCGGCTTCACCAGGCGCGGGGACTTGTACTGCGGACCCAGGATCCGGTACTCCGCCCGCGCCAGCGCCAACAGCGCCCGCCTGGTGACGAACTGCGCGAATTCCTGGGTGTTCTCTCCGACGGTGGTGTCGCGCCATTGCCGGCGGAGTTCGGACACGCTGGCCGACTCGCCGGCCACCACCCGTGCCCGCCACGGCTCCGTGCGCAGAATGCGCCGTTGCTGACGCTGGTTGGGGTGGTAGGGATCCCGGCCCGGGAGCAGGGCCGCCACCTTGGCCACTTTGCCCCGGTCGGCGGCGGGCAACCAGAACACCCGGACCGGCACGATCGAGCGGTCGCCGCACGATTCGAGTTTCTCGACCAACGCGGTCAGCGCCCCCGGCGACGCGTTACCGCCCGGCAGCTTCAGCACGTCGAACCTGTTCTGCGGCAGCCGGTTTCGCTGCTCGCCCAGCCAATCCATGATCAGCTCCATCTCCACAGGAGTGTCCATGGAGGCGAGCACCAGCGAATCGTCGGCAGTCAGGACTGCGCTGGTGTCGGCGGCCGGTCTGGTCACGACGGACCTCAGGGCTGGGAGGTCGACGAGTCGGACTGCTCCGAGTTCTCTTGTCGCCTCTCACTCACGGATTTCGGGTCCACGCTCGATTCGTGCGGAGTGGAGTCCGGCGTCGGCTTGGGAGGTTGCTCAGCGGCAGCCTTCTTGGCCGGAGCCTTCTTCGCGGCGGCCTTCTTCGCGGCGGCCTTTTTGGCCGGAGCTTTCTTCGCGGCAGCCTTCTTGGCCGGAGCCTTCTTCGCAGCAGCCTTCTTCGCAGCAGCCTTCTTCGCCGGAGCTTTCTTCGCGGCGGCTTTCTTGGCCGGCGCCTTCTTCGCGTGCAGATCCACCTCGGGCAGCCCGTCGTATGGCCAGTCCGCCAGAGTGTCGAGGTAGAGCTGGCGGACCTCGGCGATGCGATCGGACAACGTGTCCAAGGTCCAGTCCTTGACCGAAATCGGCGGGAACACCGCGACATCCACGGTTCCGGGGTTCAGCGTCGTGGAGTTGCGGGACGCGACGATCTCGGCGTTGCGAATCACGATGGGAACGATGGGGATTCCCGCCGACATCGCGATCCGGAACGGCCCCTTCTTGAACGGGCCGACCTCGGTGGTGTCCAGGCGGGTGCCCTCGGGGGCGATCACGATGGACAGGCCGTTGCGGGCGCGGTCTTCGACCGTGCGCAGCATCTCGACCGCGGAGTCCGGGTCGTCGCGGTCGATGAACACCCCGTCGAGCAATTTGCCCATCGTGCCCATGATCGGGTCGCGCTGCAGTTCCTTCTTGCCCACGCCCACCCAGTTGTCCTTCACCAGCGCACCGGAGATGATTGGGTCAACCTGGTTGCGGTGATTGAAGATAAACACCGCGGGCCGCTGCGCGGTCAGGTTCTCCGCGCCGATGACGTTGAGGTGCACGCCGCAGGTGGCCAGTAACAACGAGGAGAAGTTGGAGGTGAAGAAGTTCACGCCGCGCCGCCGGTTGCGGGTCAGCAGGCCCAGCCCGACGGCGCCGGCCGCGACCGGAACCATGGAGCCGAAGCCGGCCAGCGTACGGATCTGGCGACGCAACCCCACCCCGCCGCGGCTGTCGAATTTCAGGATGGGCCAGCCACGGCGCTTGGCCACGGCGGCCATCTTGCCCTCGGGGTTGGTCGGGCGCGGATTGCCGACCAGGTACATCAGCGCGACGTCCTCGTCACCGTCGGCGTAGAAGTAGCTGTCTTTCAGGTCGATGTCGTGCTCGGCCGCAAAGCGTTGCACCGCAGCGGCTTTGCCCGGACCCCACAGGATCGGCTTGATCACGCCACCGGTGAGTAGCCCGTCCTCGTTCGTCTCGAACTTGTTAGTGAGCGTGTTGGAGATGCCCAGGAATCGCGCCACCGGGTTGACCTGAATGGTCAGCGCGGACGAGCTGAGCACCACGGTGTGACCGCGTGCCACGTGCGCGCGCACCAGTTCCCGCATCTCCGGATAGATCCGGGACTCGATCCGCTGATTGAACAGCCGCTCGCCGATCTCGTCCAGGTCCTCCAACACCCGACCGGCCAGCGCCATGGACGCCTTGCTGATCAGTTCCTCGAACTCGATCCGGCCCAGGGTGTGGTTGAGCGCGCCCTGGATCATGCTCAGCAGCTCCCCCACCCCCATGTCGCGGCGACGCAGCCGCTCCTGAGTGAGGATGACGGCGGTGAAGCCGGCCACCAGTGTGCCGTCCAGGTCGAAGAACGCCCCGACCTTCGGACCCGCTGGGCTGGCCATGATTTCAGCCACCGAACCTGGCAACCGCAGGTCCTTGACCGGGGCGCCTGCGTCCTTCTCGTCGGCGGCGCTCACGAGCCCGCCACCGATCGTGCCGAGGCGACCTGCTTGGCTTCGAACGATGCCGCGATCGCGTGCGGTGGCGGATCGCCGGCCAGTGCGAGGATTTCGTCGAAAGCTTCCAGCAGGCACCGGGCCCACAATTCGTCCTTCTGCACGGCTGCCCTGTCGTAGCGCACGGTGATGGTGCACCACCCACCCCGGGAGATCAGCACCACCATCATCGCGACGCCCGGCAACGGGCCAATACCGTACTGGCGCACCACCTTTGCACCCGCGATGTAGGTGTCACCCGGATACACCGGGACATTGCTGGCCTGGACGTCGTTGCCGATCACCGAACTGCTGATCCCCTCGAGCACCGCGGTCGGCAGCACGCTGAGCACCGGCGCCATGGACCCGATGATGTTCATCGCCGGCTCTTCCCGGCGTTGCGTCATCTGTGCCCGGATCTTCTTGATCCGGGCCACCGGATCGACCGTGCCGACCGGCGCGGCGAGATTCACGCCGGTGAACTGATTGCCGCCTGCCACATCGCCTTCGGCGCGCAGGTTCACCGGCACCGCCATCGGCAGCGTGCTGATCGGCACGCCGAGGGCGACGTGGTAGCGACGCAGCGCCCCGCACAGACCGGCCAGATACGCGTCGTTGATCGATCCGCCACCGGCTTTGGCCGCCTTGTGCAGGTCGGCGAGCCGGATGTCGATCGCCTCGGTGCGACTGGTGAGGCTGCGCCGGCGCAACAGTGGCGAGGGTTCGGCCGCCCGGTTCAACACCCGTGCGCCCGAGGTGGCGTAGCCGAGGATCCCGGACACCGTGGACAACGGATCCAGCACCGCCTTTCCGGCGGCCGACACGGCTCCCGTCAATGCGCCGAGCGCGCCGCCGACGATCGCCATGGGTAGGTGGTTGATCCCTTGGCGCATCAGGTCATTGGGGGTCAGATCCTGCGGGATCGGTTGCGGAGGCAGCGGCCGGGGCTCGGGATCGCGCTCCAGGTCATAGATTTCGGCGAACATCTCCACACTGCCGACCCCGTCGGTGACCGCATGACTCAGGTGCAGCAGCGTGGCCGCCTTGCCGTCGGCCAGTCCTTCGACGAGGGTGGCCGTCCACAGCGGCCGTGAGATGTCCAACGGCGACTGCAGCATGACTTCGGCGAGATCGAACACCTCGCGCAGGGTGCCGGGTTCGGATACCCGCACCCGCCGGACATGGAAGTCGAGATTGAAGTCCGGATCGACGACCCAGCGCGGTGCGGCGGTCGGCAGCGTCGGCACAACGACCTTCTGCCGCAACCTCAACACTTTGCGGGACGCGTTCTCGAACCGGAAGCGGAAGCGGTTCCAATCCGGCGTGCTGTCGAGCAACTCCAGCGCCATGATGCCCGAGCGTGTCCGCGGATTCGCTTCGCCGCGGTGCAGCAAATAATCAACCGGCCCAAGCTCGTCGGACAACCCCACGGCCTCAGCCATGGTCACGACCCCCCGCGATCCAGGCCACCCGACACGTCAACCGCTTCACCGCTGATCAAACCTCCTGCTATCAGGCCCCGCCACCGCAATGCCCACCCAACGCTAGTCCGGTTGCGGCGGTGGTGAAAGTGAGGGTGCTCTCAGTCCGCAGGCCGGCGCACGGCGTTGCGCGCAGTGGTGACAAGCCCGCGCGGCGGCGACTCAGCTGGCGGGTGAGGCGGACAGCGCGAACGAGCCCATGAGCGCGCTCTCCCGCCGGCCGTAGACGACACCCAGGAAGTCGGAGACGGCGTCGGCGGCCAGTCGGGACCGCACCGTCGGGGTGATGTCGAAGGCGTGATGCGCGTTGGCGAGTTCGGCGTACGCCACCGTCGGGGCCCCGGCTCCCTGCAGTGCCGCACAGAACGCGCGGGCCTGGCCGATGGGTGCCAGCTGATCCCGGTCGCCGTGCAGCAGGAAGAACGGCGGTGCGTCGCGGTGCACATAGGAAATCGGCGAAGCCGCGGTGAAGCGGTCCGGCTCGTCGGCGAACCGGGTCTTCATGACGAAGTGCTCGAGGAACGGCATCATCATCTCGTGCATGTTCTCGAAGTCGGTGAAGTCGTAGACCCCGTAGTACGGAGCCGCCGCCTGCACCGTGGTGTCGGCACGTTCGAACCCGGGCTGGAACGTCGGGTCATTGGGCGTGAGGGCCGCCAGCGAGGCCAGGTGCCCGCCCGCTGACCCACCGGTGATGGCGATGAAGTCGGAGTCGCCGCCGTAGTCGCCGATGTTCTCCCGAACCCAGGCGATCGCGCGCTTCACGTCGATGATGTGCGCGGGAAACTTCGC
This genomic stretch from Mycobacterium paragordonae harbors:
- a CDS encoding alpha/beta hydrolase, which codes for MCIASVTARCSQAGAEALRQGAQLAADARGISRAGAVLLRGSPFAVGWIAGWLATEFPPHVLTGHALSRVAPPSINRVGTTWAAQRADHALTAALETSFGSDFRDQVFHPTTNPALSVRRGILPKPKPGPHRRYAAKTSDISYGPGGTEHLLDIWRRPDLAPGHRAPVLIQVPGGAWSVNGKRPQAYTLMSRMVELGWICVSINYSKSPRAKFPAHIIDVKRAIAWVRENIGDYGGDSDFIAITGGSAGGHLASLAALTPNDPTFQPGFERADTTVQAAAPYYGVYDFTDFENMHEMMMPFLEHFVMKTRFADEPDRFTAASPISYVHRDAPPFFLLHGDRDQLAPIGQARAFCAALQGAGAPTVAYAELANAHHAFDITPTVRSRLAADAVSDFLGVVYGRRESALMGSFALSASPAS
- a CDS encoding WS/DGAT/MGAT family O-acyltransferase, whose translation is MAEAVGLSDELGPVDYLLHRGEANPRTRSGIMALELLDSTPDWNRFRFRFENASRKVLRLRQKVVVPTLPTAAPRWVVDPDFNLDFHVRRVRVSEPGTLREVFDLAEVMLQSPLDISRPLWTATLVEGLADGKAATLLHLSHAVTDGVGSVEMFAEIYDLERDPEPRPLPPQPIPQDLTPNDLMRQGINHLPMAIVGGALGALTGAVSAAGKAVLDPLSTVSGILGYATSGARVLNRAAEPSPLLRRRSLTSRTEAIDIRLADLHKAAKAGGGSINDAYLAGLCGALRRYHVALGVPISTLPMAVPVNLRAEGDVAGGNQFTGVNLAAPVGTVDPVARIKKIRAQMTQRREEPAMNIIGSMAPVLSVLPTAVLEGISSSVIGNDVQASNVPVYPGDTYIAGAKVVRQYGIGPLPGVAMMVVLISRGGWCTITVRYDRAAVQKDELWARCLLEAFDEILALAGDPPPHAIAASFEAKQVASARSVAGS
- a CDS encoding HAD-IB family hydrolase/lysophospholipid acyltransferase family protein, encoding MSAADEKDAGAPVKDLRLPGSVAEIMASPAGPKVGAFFDLDGTLVAGFTAVILTQERLRRRDMGVGELLSMIQGALNHTLGRIEFEELISKASMALAGRVLEDLDEIGERLFNQRIESRIYPEMRELVRAHVARGHTVVLSSSALTIQVNPVARFLGISNTLTNKFETNEDGLLTGGVIKPILWGPGKAAAVQRFAAEHDIDLKDSYFYADGDEDVALMYLVGNPRPTNPEGKMAAVAKRRGWPILKFDSRGGVGLRRQIRTLAGFGSMVPVAAGAVGLGLLTRNRRRGVNFFTSNFSSLLLATCGVHLNVIGAENLTAQRPAVFIFNHRNQVDPIISGALVKDNWVGVGKKELQRDPIMGTMGKLLDGVFIDRDDPDSAVEMLRTVEDRARNGLSIVIAPEGTRLDTTEVGPFKKGPFRIAMSAGIPIVPIVIRNAEIVASRNSTTLNPGTVDVAVFPPISVKDWTLDTLSDRIAEVRQLYLDTLADWPYDGLPEVDLHAKKAPAKKAAAKKAPAKKAAAKKAAAKKAPAKKAAAKKAPAKKAAAKKAAAKKAPAKKAAAEQPPKPTPDSTPHESSVDPKSVSERRQENSEQSDSSTSQP